In a single window of the Thunnus thynnus chromosome 9, fThuThy2.1, whole genome shotgun sequence genome:
- the LOC137189386 gene encoding eukaryotic peptide chain release factor subunit 1: MADDPSAADRNVEIWKIKKLIKSLEAARGNGTSMISLIIPPKDQISRVAKMLADEFGTASNIKSRVNRLSVLGAITSVQQRLKLYNKVPPNGLVVYCGTIVTEEGKEKKVNIDFEPFKPINTSLYLCDNKFHTEALTALLSDDSKFGFIVIDGSGALFGTLQGNTREVLHKFTVDLPKKHGRGGQSALRFARLRMEKRHNYVRKVAETAVQLFVSNDKVNVAGMVLAGSADFKTELSQSDMFDPRLQAKVLKLVDISYGGENGFNQAIELSAEVLSNVKFIQEKKLIGRYFDEISQDTGKYCFGVEDTLKALEMGAVEILIVYENLDTMRYILRVHGAESNGAENDEKTLYLTPEQEKDKSHFTDKETGQEHELIESMPLLEWFANNYKKFGATLEIVTDKSQEGSQFVKGFGGIGGILRYRVDFQGMEYQGEDDEFFDLDDY, translated from the exons ATGGCGGACGACCCCAGTGCGGCGGACAGGAACGTGGAGATATGGAAAATCAAGAAGCTGATCAAAAGTTTGGAAGCTGCCCGCGG TAATGGCACCAGTATGATTTCACTGATCATCCCCCCCAAGGACCAGATTTCCAGAGTGGCCAAGATGTTGGCAGATGAGTTTGGCACTGCTTCCAACATCAAAAGCCGAGTTAACAGGCTCTCTGTACTCGGGGCCATCACCTCTGTACAGCAAAGACTAAAACTCTACAACAAGG TGCCACCTAATGGTTTGGTTGTGTACTGTGGCACCATTGTGACAGAGGAAGGTAAGGAGAAGAAAGTCAATATCGACTTTGAGCCTTTTAAGCCAATCAACACCTCCTTGTACCTCTGCGACAACAAGTTCCACACTGAG GCATTGACAGCCCTGCTCTCTGATGACAGTAAGTTTGGATTTATTGTGATCGACGGTAGTGGGGCTCTGTTTGGCACGCTGCAGGGGAACACCAGAGAGGTGCTGCACAAGTTCACTGTGGACCTTCCTAAGAAGCACG gcAGAGGAGGACAGTCTGCTCTGCGTTTCGCTCGTCTTAGAATGGAGAAGAGACACAACTATGTGAGAAAAGTAGCTGAGACGGCTGTCCAGCTGTTTGTTTCCAACGACAAAGTTAATGTGGCAGGAATGGTCCTGGCTGGTTCTGCTGACTTCAAGACCGAGCTCAGCCAGTCTGACATGTTTGACCCA aggTTACAGGCCAAGGTTCTGAAGCTGGTGGACATCTCCTACGGTGGAGAAAATGGTTTCAACCAGGCTATCGAGCTCTCCGCAGAGGTTCTCTCTAATGTCAAGTTCATCCAGGAGAAGAAGCTCATAG GGCGGTACTTTGATGAAATCAGTCAGGACACGGGGAAATACTGTTTTGGTGTGGAGGACACACTCAAAGCCCTGGAGATGGGAGCGGTGGAGATCCTCATAGTCTATGAGAACTTAGACACCATGCGTTACATTCTACGTGTGCATGGGGCCGAGAGCAATGGAGCAGAGAATG atgAGAAGACTTTGTACTTAACGCCAGAGCAGGAGAAAGACAAGTCTCACTTCACAGACAAGGAG ACGGGGCAGGAACATGAGCTGATTGAGAGCATGCCACTGCTAGAGTGGTTTGCTAACAACTACAAGAAGTTTGGAGCCACGCTGGAGATAGTCACAGACAAGAGCCAGGAAGGATCCCAGTTCGTCAAGGGCTTTGGAGGCATCGGGG GTATCTTGCGGTACAGGGTGGATTTCCAGGGCATGGAGTACCAAGGAGAGGACGATGAGTTCTTTGATTTGGATGACTACTAG